One region of Quercus lobata isolate SW786 chromosome 2, ValleyOak3.0 Primary Assembly, whole genome shotgun sequence genomic DNA includes:
- the LOC115975595 gene encoding uncharacterized protein LOC115975595 isoform X2, producing the protein MARGLTRATTSTFLATSFLKITPPIWKNPSVSLSVPWTQFLCKCSLAHHHHQHQHQHPIDMSKYKEAFSMQMAMAGLKPHHRIALGVSGGPDSMALCVLTAGWKTNGISNGESGDFVDGLLGIVVDHGLRSESKDEANIVYNRVSQMGIRCEIAHCDWSDGRPKQGHLQEAAREMRYQAFQKVCAQHQIGVLLIAHHADDQAELFILRLSRNSGVIGLAGMPFISQVFSTHTYSLGGVSNNHGVLLVRPLMNFSKQDMYKICLGGNQDWVEDPTNKSLLFARNRIRMSLRDVSSSIFKSELQAVISACRRTRSFIDQVCCKLINQAIVVKDGYAIIDLEILSPSKVEEICLSKFLSLVLQFISQRYRPVRGSTSKLLLDYIRTFPCKNSLTVAGCYLCPAPGSKGTKTLVCCSVDCPLPSKMEPFRSYTFGEQEHHIPSELEQIIVDAKSYSDHLVLDESDVHFLNVTSESVLTEAKRLGILSESTYRNILLLQREETKRFKSKTETELSSDLESKHGFQSVNMLRSEPLQPGHACYFMSRFFITWKLNEEIGSSAFSEEANCDLNLGLENWQCHCRSCVVGHDMVAEVRHMIESDWLYLAKFSKCLSNSGKFQQQRDLLDYRADQIPDKINRCLDYARLSAKRALLSLKSIPAAARGGLPVLVNHKGQLISIPSIGFKHCPCLVVSAEFKPRVPLGGGHSSFI; encoded by the exons ATGGCGCGAGGCCTAACCAGAGCCACCACCTCCACCTTCTTAGCCACTTCATTCCTCAAAATAACACCACCAATATGGAAAAACCCATCTGTGTCCCTCTCCGTTCCTTGGACTCAGTTTCTCTGCAAGTGCTCTCTTGCCCACCACCATCACCagcaccaacaccaacaccctATCGACATGTCAAAGTACAAGGAGGCTTTCTCAATGCAAATGGCCATGGCTGGCCTTAAACCCCACCACCGAATCG CTTTGGGAGTCTCTGGAGGTCCTGATAGTATGGCACTTTGCGTTTTAACTGCTGGTTGGAAAACGAATGGCATTAGTAATGGAGAGAGTGGTGATTTCGTTGATGGGCTCTTGGGAATAGTTGTCGATCATGGGCTGCGTTCTGAAAGCAAAGATGAAGCAAACATTGTTTATAATCGGGTTTCCCAAATGG GAATCAGATGTGAGATTGCCCATTGTGATTGGTCAGATGGTAGGCCGAAACAAGGTCACTTGCAAGAAGCAGCTCGGGAAATGAG GTATCAGGCTTTTCAGAAAGTTTGTGCCCAACATCAGATTGGTGTTTTGCTCATTGCGCATCATGCCGATGACCAG GCTGAGTTATTCATTCTTAGACTATCTCGCAATAGTGGTGTGATTGGACTAGCTGGCATGCCTTTCATTTCTCAAGTTTTCTCTACACATACATATTCTTTGGGGGGAGTCTCAAATAATCATGGTGTACTTCTTGTGCGACCACTCATGAATTTTTCTAAACAAGACATGTATAAG ATATGTCTTGGGGGTAATCAGGATTGGGTGGAAGACCCAACAAATAAAAGTCTTCTATTTGCTCGTAATAGGATTCGAATGTCATTAAGGGATGTCTCATCAA GTATCTTCAAGTCTGAGCTACAAGCAGTTATCTCGGCCTGTCGAAGAACACGCTCATTTATTGATCAAGTTTGTTGTAAATTGATAAACCAGGCAATAGTTGTTAAAGAT GGGTATGCTATTATTGATTTGGAGATTCTTAGTCCATCAAAAGTTGAGGAAATATGCCTATCAAAGTTTCTTTCCTTGGTTTTGCAG TTCATCTCACAAAGGTATAGGCCAGTTAGAGGTAGTACTTCAAAATTGCTGTTGGACTATATTCGTACTTTTCCCTGCAAG AACTCCCTCACAGTAGCTGGTTGTTACCTTTGTCCAGCTCCGGGGTCTAAAGGCACCAAAACCTTGGTTTGCTGTTCCGTTGATTGTCCTCTCCCTTCAAAAATGGAgccattccgttcatacacttTTGGAGAACAGGAACACCATATTCCAAGTGAGTTAGAGCAAATTATAGTGGATGCAAAGTCATATTCAGATCACCTGGTTCTAGATGAATCAGATGTGCATTTTCTGAATGTTACATCAGAATCAGTTCTAACTGAAGCCAAAAGACTTGGTATACTCAGTGAGTCAACATATAGGAATATTCTCTTATTGCAGAGGGAAGAAACCAAACGCTTCAAGTCTAAGACTGAGACAGAACTCTCATCTGATTTAGAGTCAAAGCATGGCTTTCAATCTGTCAATATGTTGCGGAGTGAACCACTTCAACCTGGGCATGCATGTTACTTCATGAGCAGATTCTTCATCACATGGAAATTGAATGAGGAAATTGGTAGCAGTGCATTTTCAGAGGAAGCCAATTGTGACTTGAATTTGGGACTGGAAAATTGGCAGTGTCATTGCAGGTCTTGTGTGGTTGGTCATGACATGGTAGCTGAGGTTCGACACATGATTGAATCTGACTGGCTGTATCTtgcaaagttttcaaaatgcctGAGTAATTCAGGGAAATTTCAACAGCAAAGAGATCTCTTAGATTATAGAGCAGATCAAATACCAGATAAGATAAATCGATGCTTAGATTATGCAAGGTTATCAGCAAAAAGAGCTCTTCTGTCATTAAAATCTATCCCTGCTGCTGCAAGAGGAGGCCTACCTGTCCTAGTCAATCATAAGGGACAATTAATAAGCATCCCA aGCATTGGTTTCAAGCATTGCCCTTGCTTGGTTGTATCTGCAGAATTCAAGCCAAGAGTACCACTTGGGGGAGGTCATAGTTCATTTATATAG
- the LOC115975595 gene encoding uncharacterized protein LOC115975595 isoform X1, producing MARGLTRATTSTFLATSFLKITPPIWKNPSVSLSVPWTQFLCKCSLAHHHHQHQHQHPIDMSKYKEAFSMQMAMAGLKPHHRIALGVSGGPDSMALCVLTAGWKTNGISNGESGDFVDGLLGIVVDHGLRSESKDEANIVYNRVSQMGIRCEIAHCDWSDGRPKQGHLQEAAREMRYQAFQKVCAQHQIGVLLIAHHADDQAELFILRLSRNSGVIGLAGMPFISQVFSTHTYSLGGVSNNHGVLLVRPLMNFSKQDMYKICLGGNQDWVEDPTNKSLLFARNRIRMSLRDVSSSIFKSELQAVISACRRTRSFIDQVCCKLINQAIVVKDQGYAIIDLEILSPSKVEEICLSKFLSLVLQFISQRYRPVRGSTSKLLLDYIRTFPCKNSLTVAGCYLCPAPGSKGTKTLVCCSVDCPLPSKMEPFRSYTFGEQEHHIPSELEQIIVDAKSYSDHLVLDESDVHFLNVTSESVLTEAKRLGILSESTYRNILLLQREETKRFKSKTETELSSDLESKHGFQSVNMLRSEPLQPGHACYFMSRFFITWKLNEEIGSSAFSEEANCDLNLGLENWQCHCRSCVVGHDMVAEVRHMIESDWLYLAKFSKCLSNSGKFQQQRDLLDYRADQIPDKINRCLDYARLSAKRALLSLKSIPAAARGGLPVLVNHKGQLISIPSIGFKHCPCLVVSAEFKPRVPLGGGHSSFI from the exons ATGGCGCGAGGCCTAACCAGAGCCACCACCTCCACCTTCTTAGCCACTTCATTCCTCAAAATAACACCACCAATATGGAAAAACCCATCTGTGTCCCTCTCCGTTCCTTGGACTCAGTTTCTCTGCAAGTGCTCTCTTGCCCACCACCATCACCagcaccaacaccaacaccctATCGACATGTCAAAGTACAAGGAGGCTTTCTCAATGCAAATGGCCATGGCTGGCCTTAAACCCCACCACCGAATCG CTTTGGGAGTCTCTGGAGGTCCTGATAGTATGGCACTTTGCGTTTTAACTGCTGGTTGGAAAACGAATGGCATTAGTAATGGAGAGAGTGGTGATTTCGTTGATGGGCTCTTGGGAATAGTTGTCGATCATGGGCTGCGTTCTGAAAGCAAAGATGAAGCAAACATTGTTTATAATCGGGTTTCCCAAATGG GAATCAGATGTGAGATTGCCCATTGTGATTGGTCAGATGGTAGGCCGAAACAAGGTCACTTGCAAGAAGCAGCTCGGGAAATGAG GTATCAGGCTTTTCAGAAAGTTTGTGCCCAACATCAGATTGGTGTTTTGCTCATTGCGCATCATGCCGATGACCAG GCTGAGTTATTCATTCTTAGACTATCTCGCAATAGTGGTGTGATTGGACTAGCTGGCATGCCTTTCATTTCTCAAGTTTTCTCTACACATACATATTCTTTGGGGGGAGTCTCAAATAATCATGGTGTACTTCTTGTGCGACCACTCATGAATTTTTCTAAACAAGACATGTATAAG ATATGTCTTGGGGGTAATCAGGATTGGGTGGAAGACCCAACAAATAAAAGTCTTCTATTTGCTCGTAATAGGATTCGAATGTCATTAAGGGATGTCTCATCAA GTATCTTCAAGTCTGAGCTACAAGCAGTTATCTCGGCCTGTCGAAGAACACGCTCATTTATTGATCAAGTTTGTTGTAAATTGATAAACCAGGCAATAGTTGTTAAAGAT CAGGGGTATGCTATTATTGATTTGGAGATTCTTAGTCCATCAAAAGTTGAGGAAATATGCCTATCAAAGTTTCTTTCCTTGGTTTTGCAG TTCATCTCACAAAGGTATAGGCCAGTTAGAGGTAGTACTTCAAAATTGCTGTTGGACTATATTCGTACTTTTCCCTGCAAG AACTCCCTCACAGTAGCTGGTTGTTACCTTTGTCCAGCTCCGGGGTCTAAAGGCACCAAAACCTTGGTTTGCTGTTCCGTTGATTGTCCTCTCCCTTCAAAAATGGAgccattccgttcatacacttTTGGAGAACAGGAACACCATATTCCAAGTGAGTTAGAGCAAATTATAGTGGATGCAAAGTCATATTCAGATCACCTGGTTCTAGATGAATCAGATGTGCATTTTCTGAATGTTACATCAGAATCAGTTCTAACTGAAGCCAAAAGACTTGGTATACTCAGTGAGTCAACATATAGGAATATTCTCTTATTGCAGAGGGAAGAAACCAAACGCTTCAAGTCTAAGACTGAGACAGAACTCTCATCTGATTTAGAGTCAAAGCATGGCTTTCAATCTGTCAATATGTTGCGGAGTGAACCACTTCAACCTGGGCATGCATGTTACTTCATGAGCAGATTCTTCATCACATGGAAATTGAATGAGGAAATTGGTAGCAGTGCATTTTCAGAGGAAGCCAATTGTGACTTGAATTTGGGACTGGAAAATTGGCAGTGTCATTGCAGGTCTTGTGTGGTTGGTCATGACATGGTAGCTGAGGTTCGACACATGATTGAATCTGACTGGCTGTATCTtgcaaagttttcaaaatgcctGAGTAATTCAGGGAAATTTCAACAGCAAAGAGATCTCTTAGATTATAGAGCAGATCAAATACCAGATAAGATAAATCGATGCTTAGATTATGCAAGGTTATCAGCAAAAAGAGCTCTTCTGTCATTAAAATCTATCCCTGCTGCTGCAAGAGGAGGCCTACCTGTCCTAGTCAATCATAAGGGACAATTAATAAGCATCCCA aGCATTGGTTTCAAGCATTGCCCTTGCTTGGTTGTATCTGCAGAATTCAAGCCAAGAGTACCACTTGGGGGAGGTCATAGTTCATTTATATAG
- the LOC115975595 gene encoding uncharacterized protein LOC115975595 isoform X3 produces MRYQAFQKVCAQHQIGVLLIAHHADDQAELFILRLSRNSGVIGLAGMPFISQVFSTHTYSLGGVSNNHGVLLVRPLMNFSKQDMYKICLGGNQDWVEDPTNKSLLFARNRIRMSLRDVSSSIFKSELQAVISACRRTRSFIDQVCCKLINQAIVVKDQGYAIIDLEILSPSKVEEICLSKFLSLVLQFISQRYRPVRGSTSKLLLDYIRTFPCKNSLTVAGCYLCPAPGSKGTKTLVCCSVDCPLPSKMEPFRSYTFGEQEHHIPSELEQIIVDAKSYSDHLVLDESDVHFLNVTSESVLTEAKRLGILSESTYRNILLLQREETKRFKSKTETELSSDLESKHGFQSVNMLRSEPLQPGHACYFMSRFFITWKLNEEIGSSAFSEEANCDLNLGLENWQCHCRSCVVGHDMVAEVRHMIESDWLYLAKFSKCLSNSGKFQQQRDLLDYRADQIPDKINRCLDYARLSAKRALLSLKSIPAAARGGLPVLVNHKGQLISIPSIGFKHCPCLVVSAEFKPRVPLGGGHSSFI; encoded by the exons ATGAG GTATCAGGCTTTTCAGAAAGTTTGTGCCCAACATCAGATTGGTGTTTTGCTCATTGCGCATCATGCCGATGACCAG GCTGAGTTATTCATTCTTAGACTATCTCGCAATAGTGGTGTGATTGGACTAGCTGGCATGCCTTTCATTTCTCAAGTTTTCTCTACACATACATATTCTTTGGGGGGAGTCTCAAATAATCATGGTGTACTTCTTGTGCGACCACTCATGAATTTTTCTAAACAAGACATGTATAAG ATATGTCTTGGGGGTAATCAGGATTGGGTGGAAGACCCAACAAATAAAAGTCTTCTATTTGCTCGTAATAGGATTCGAATGTCATTAAGGGATGTCTCATCAA GTATCTTCAAGTCTGAGCTACAAGCAGTTATCTCGGCCTGTCGAAGAACACGCTCATTTATTGATCAAGTTTGTTGTAAATTGATAAACCAGGCAATAGTTGTTAAAGAT CAGGGGTATGCTATTATTGATTTGGAGATTCTTAGTCCATCAAAAGTTGAGGAAATATGCCTATCAAAGTTTCTTTCCTTGGTTTTGCAG TTCATCTCACAAAGGTATAGGCCAGTTAGAGGTAGTACTTCAAAATTGCTGTTGGACTATATTCGTACTTTTCCCTGCAAG AACTCCCTCACAGTAGCTGGTTGTTACCTTTGTCCAGCTCCGGGGTCTAAAGGCACCAAAACCTTGGTTTGCTGTTCCGTTGATTGTCCTCTCCCTTCAAAAATGGAgccattccgttcatacacttTTGGAGAACAGGAACACCATATTCCAAGTGAGTTAGAGCAAATTATAGTGGATGCAAAGTCATATTCAGATCACCTGGTTCTAGATGAATCAGATGTGCATTTTCTGAATGTTACATCAGAATCAGTTCTAACTGAAGCCAAAAGACTTGGTATACTCAGTGAGTCAACATATAGGAATATTCTCTTATTGCAGAGGGAAGAAACCAAACGCTTCAAGTCTAAGACTGAGACAGAACTCTCATCTGATTTAGAGTCAAAGCATGGCTTTCAATCTGTCAATATGTTGCGGAGTGAACCACTTCAACCTGGGCATGCATGTTACTTCATGAGCAGATTCTTCATCACATGGAAATTGAATGAGGAAATTGGTAGCAGTGCATTTTCAGAGGAAGCCAATTGTGACTTGAATTTGGGACTGGAAAATTGGCAGTGTCATTGCAGGTCTTGTGTGGTTGGTCATGACATGGTAGCTGAGGTTCGACACATGATTGAATCTGACTGGCTGTATCTtgcaaagttttcaaaatgcctGAGTAATTCAGGGAAATTTCAACAGCAAAGAGATCTCTTAGATTATAGAGCAGATCAAATACCAGATAAGATAAATCGATGCTTAGATTATGCAAGGTTATCAGCAAAAAGAGCTCTTCTGTCATTAAAATCTATCCCTGCTGCTGCAAGAGGAGGCCTACCTGTCCTAGTCAATCATAAGGGACAATTAATAAGCATCCCA aGCATTGGTTTCAAGCATTGCCCTTGCTTGGTTGTATCTGCAGAATTCAAGCCAAGAGTACCACTTGGGGGAGGTCATAGTTCATTTATATAG
- the LOC115975595 gene encoding uncharacterized protein LOC115975595 isoform X4 has translation MQAELFILRLSRNSGVIGLAGMPFISQVFSTHTYSLGGVSNNHGVLLVRPLMNFSKQDMYKICLGGNQDWVEDPTNKSLLFARNRIRMSLRDVSSSIFKSELQAVISACRRTRSFIDQVCCKLINQAIVVKDQGYAIIDLEILSPSKVEEICLSKFLSLVLQFISQRYRPVRGSTSKLLLDYIRTFPCKNSLTVAGCYLCPAPGSKGTKTLVCCSVDCPLPSKMEPFRSYTFGEQEHHIPSELEQIIVDAKSYSDHLVLDESDVHFLNVTSESVLTEAKRLGILSESTYRNILLLQREETKRFKSKTETELSSDLESKHGFQSVNMLRSEPLQPGHACYFMSRFFITWKLNEEIGSSAFSEEANCDLNLGLENWQCHCRSCVVGHDMVAEVRHMIESDWLYLAKFSKCLSNSGKFQQQRDLLDYRADQIPDKINRCLDYARLSAKRALLSLKSIPAAARGGLPVLVNHKGQLISIPSIGFKHCPCLVVSAEFKPRVPLGGGHSSFI, from the exons ATGCAGGCTGAGTTATTCATTCTTAGACTATCTCGCAATAGTGGTGTGATTGGACTAGCTGGCATGCCTTTCATTTCTCAAGTTTTCTCTACACATACATATTCTTTGGGGGGAGTCTCAAATAATCATGGTGTACTTCTTGTGCGACCACTCATGAATTTTTCTAAACAAGACATGTATAAG ATATGTCTTGGGGGTAATCAGGATTGGGTGGAAGACCCAACAAATAAAAGTCTTCTATTTGCTCGTAATAGGATTCGAATGTCATTAAGGGATGTCTCATCAA GTATCTTCAAGTCTGAGCTACAAGCAGTTATCTCGGCCTGTCGAAGAACACGCTCATTTATTGATCAAGTTTGTTGTAAATTGATAAACCAGGCAATAGTTGTTAAAGAT CAGGGGTATGCTATTATTGATTTGGAGATTCTTAGTCCATCAAAAGTTGAGGAAATATGCCTATCAAAGTTTCTTTCCTTGGTTTTGCAG TTCATCTCACAAAGGTATAGGCCAGTTAGAGGTAGTACTTCAAAATTGCTGTTGGACTATATTCGTACTTTTCCCTGCAAG AACTCCCTCACAGTAGCTGGTTGTTACCTTTGTCCAGCTCCGGGGTCTAAAGGCACCAAAACCTTGGTTTGCTGTTCCGTTGATTGTCCTCTCCCTTCAAAAATGGAgccattccgttcatacacttTTGGAGAACAGGAACACCATATTCCAAGTGAGTTAGAGCAAATTATAGTGGATGCAAAGTCATATTCAGATCACCTGGTTCTAGATGAATCAGATGTGCATTTTCTGAATGTTACATCAGAATCAGTTCTAACTGAAGCCAAAAGACTTGGTATACTCAGTGAGTCAACATATAGGAATATTCTCTTATTGCAGAGGGAAGAAACCAAACGCTTCAAGTCTAAGACTGAGACAGAACTCTCATCTGATTTAGAGTCAAAGCATGGCTTTCAATCTGTCAATATGTTGCGGAGTGAACCACTTCAACCTGGGCATGCATGTTACTTCATGAGCAGATTCTTCATCACATGGAAATTGAATGAGGAAATTGGTAGCAGTGCATTTTCAGAGGAAGCCAATTGTGACTTGAATTTGGGACTGGAAAATTGGCAGTGTCATTGCAGGTCTTGTGTGGTTGGTCATGACATGGTAGCTGAGGTTCGACACATGATTGAATCTGACTGGCTGTATCTtgcaaagttttcaaaatgcctGAGTAATTCAGGGAAATTTCAACAGCAAAGAGATCTCTTAGATTATAGAGCAGATCAAATACCAGATAAGATAAATCGATGCTTAGATTATGCAAGGTTATCAGCAAAAAGAGCTCTTCTGTCATTAAAATCTATCCCTGCTGCTGCAAGAGGAGGCCTACCTGTCCTAGTCAATCATAAGGGACAATTAATAAGCATCCCA aGCATTGGTTTCAAGCATTGCCCTTGCTTGGTTGTATCTGCAGAATTCAAGCCAAGAGTACCACTTGGGGGAGGTCATAGTTCATTTATATAG